One region of Manduca sexta isolate Smith_Timp_Sample1 chromosome 25, JHU_Msex_v1.0, whole genome shotgun sequence genomic DNA includes:
- the LOC115451424 gene encoding uncharacterized protein LOC115451424, which yields MTCYETLRTPAPAADAPMAHHFVKWWRNKFRNGYKKFSMGTESERTDTEELVGRAASQCSAPPDLLPSEARVLLQPAASSPPPFCSSRPTQETAYKPPLSTPHAPNTQDDRHPRLRFEELTCDVELQHPEPSKKQPLQFSFTLYDLDGHGRMTKDDIAGIVSTIYESIGKSVTVPHYGSKTIQVRLTVVPEDSNTRSRRERRERRRRRRRECASVVTAPPPECADHSDDEQRHRLSADEDLSSKSSCSGDRRPTVYERKPTAYVQPRPHRHPRREQRERKHVKKRSGSLQRRELLEIIQANMEKNHLRFQASRKPCDSVANDEEFTNKYQKLRTRSYTVSEKPQNAFQKHKSDNSGNGYLDLASGGDSHLCRYDRYLHAVICSSARHAHTGYHQKQAQSPHAPHTPRLPRAAPPAPAAAPPAAPPPAPATQPRVLQIIFL from the exons ATGACGTGCTACGAAACGCTGAGAACTCCGGCACCCGCCGCGGACGCCCCCATGGCACACCACTTCGTCAAGTGGTGGCGCAACAAGTTTAGAAATGGATATAAGAAGTTTAGCA TGGGAACAGAGAGCGAGCGCACAGATACGGAAGAGCTGGTTGGCCGTGCCGCGTCGCAGTGCTCCGCTCCACCAGACCTGCTGCCCAGCGAGGCTCGGGTGCTACTCCAGCCGGCCGCCTCATCACCACCGCCATTTTGTTCAAGTCGACCGACACAAGAGACTGCCTACAAACCACCCCTGTCTACACCACATGCGCCCAACACCCAAGACGACAGACATCCTAGGCTGCGTTTTgag GAACTCACGTGCGACGTGGAACTGCAGCATCCAGAGCCGTCGAAAAAACAGCCGCTGCAATTTTCTTTCACCCTCTACGATCTGGATGGACATGGTCGCATGACTAAAGAT GATATTGCCGGTATCGTGTCAACCATATACGAGTCGATTGGAAAGTCGGTGACAGTTCCGCATTACGGGTCCAAAACTATACAAGTACGTCTAACGGTTGTACCGGAAGACAGTAATACGCGGAGTCGGCGGGAAAGGCGAGAGAGACGTCGCCGTCGACGAAGAGAATGTGCCTCGGTTGTAACCGCGCCACCGCCAGAATGCGCCGACCATTCAGACGACGAACAACGGCACAGGCTCTCAGCTGACGAAGATTTATCGTCCAAGTCCTCGTGTTCTGGAGATCGAAGACCGACGGTATACGAGCGGAAGCCCACCGCGTACGTTCAACCTCGCCCTCACCGCCACCCCCGCAGGGAGCAGCGCGAGCGCAAACATGTCAAAAAGCGTTCAGGAAGCTTACAGAGACGTGAATTGCTCGAAATCATTCAGGCTAACATGGAAAAGAACCACTTGCGCTTTCAAGCCTCAAG AAAGCCCTGCGACTCCGTTGCCAATGATGaagaatttacaaataaatatcaaaaactaCGAACCAGATCATATACGGTCAGCGAAAAACCCCAAAATGCATTCCAAAAGCACAAGTCGGACAATTCTGGCAACGGATATCTGGATTTAGCAAGCGGCGGTGACTCTCATTTGTGCAGATACGACCGTTACTTGCACGCGGTGATCTGCTCGTCCGCGCGACACGCGCACACCGGCTACCACCAGAAGCAGGCGCAgtcgccgcacgcgccgcacacGCCGCGCctgccgcgcgccgcgccgcccgcaccCGCTGCCGCGCCCCCCGCCGCGCCCCCACCCGCGCCCGCAACACAACCCAGAGTCttacaaatcatatttttatag